A single window of Plasmodium reichenowi strain SY57 chromosome 14, whole genome shotgun sequence DNA harbors:
- a CDS encoding hypothetical protein (conserved Plasmodium protein, unknown function) — protein sequence MTSTYINEIRKKQKEYLGYLFNKFEKYSNEKFLHNLITKSINEISLYPFQDVNDNEVVEDINDFINELTINAQYKKKSVFKHLCENFLSDNFYIYNENDRYELKYVILKLLFLISESSKNENIKQVDLLFDKYFCIKDKHNEDKEKKNVQDEYIYKLNMNEKLALDEIKNYNIQEEEKYLKEFYLDDNKYVNYDHHHEKRHDNLHNYDENKYSDDIYTQCSSASEQYEMSDKKSKENTSDEDMKLNNQESSEKNSYSDFYQTQNSYVENYMKNKSELAYENVIKKIYECIYTYPHYEDNKNNIIEKKNTTSTRNNDISTMPQSDKSDTYKKNNSNEGKKSMHTNHLKNGISISSDDDIFISMKRRQKKKSKYEENMYKLKPKEQYFFNDINIYDEETYENNNFLENENNIIYETDIYNLRNVFFTSTKSNHHEEGEEHEYDTNSNEYKTKDKKELSNQNYDKNIYLNDINQVDNKLNDNNKNNNNNNNFIIDQVTKCKGQEINKINNKFCDYNKDMNLKNNRRAHKSNSFYVSESFIIKEILMILSLNCPIKFKNNFYMNCSDFLFNKKMDKQKIKDDFLFYINIEKRKECYQKINGKPFRKKKKLFFEKSIDKNNISICYRAVIKKMMNTKLYNIKKKIFNNYIKKMKKITIKLFYINLFICIIENFRNFLYFLPYDLYDIFNYIIHIKESVDQENGKESNTFLSFLFNNMISLNINNNKGDSNNNNNNNNREMYNIYINRSCNNFNNYCEGNFLSCFLSSLKNIYSEWITVINILYNYHTLIILRQYDIVSVTKEQIVDLVKQIEHIKILKYLKLRHFINFTRKKNKRDRKYKDNIRNKINNNENNNIYTNDNINMTNKTNISNNSYNNHNNNNNNNNNYHYYNHIDQELIEEISSFRSLSLIHLNFLIINYLFMWDNIYDFVNVILSYSLYDSNVYLYHNNPKNEVNNKKLYTTHYDNAKRFCVCYDMFILYWRNSQILNNKYLEKVFRYFLDELNIYYSKYINDWIKKGQIFDKFNEFFLCPEKKEHTVYPYNDTTLNIKIQNEFVLCPEFFHSFIFYIISLGNNIRLHMKINNEKNNIDYVDYYVREELNQYRKIFKNNSDMYYNTYNNNLYCASNDDNSNELFFFGEYTNNIKILHVNTLNSYYNLENLKHDPNSSLDILNKFLKKSKNKCLPYFNKNVISLNISYDIYIKKYLQEQFFEIYYRSNRIFLYSLMKYCYLLEYFSCLRSLVFLEINDYILPFFEFIFKENCFLIIDERNMNSIFRQCVYNNTNVTVQNKNKFINTDDGNYTCSSFLHQKFTLIHMKIIFSKILDMENHKKYKRKRIFLHMKNDNKIVQNGDEYNNPRNFEERNYKKLNNGKYTMLLEQNDDDTEYIDNNNIEDNDDFIHENYNTCTHNNLLENSKHNTIQQHDPHYNIKCSSDLRTDENLRKYSICEKLTNTFYKEEIISNIFKKFYLKLKENTLYNNNVNVISYRNLIIESKGAPFVNFLFDSKCLEKYSAIFSYFLEIKKSFHILNLVYIFYKYVKSEKPLHFDNYYMILCSLCVLKYKIYFFINTLYTYFQWILTYSWNRFLINLSESKSLTDIKKNHEFYINFLIEAILIPIKTSHEELYNYYINDEYNKDNDIYKEYEQKFFNSTIRKNDEDSNISFSIHHINNISSNNKDTNLLINNNSTNVLIDKTKTDMYVHQNQKHNNITKHIIYKEKNAVLNKNSMDKQFLLNELFANNILNIIFIPSQIYEILLKLSKFLNIKFDLNFDNAYYNTYENYNKDQFKTSEDYEDEYNENLENDINDECNENSDNDIIKIKRNLFNTSKNNNNNNNNNNNNLKKLENEQFIFSIKNDIKALTKIFEINYSEFMKKLNIISFNAEDNSFFGPNKNYKLFNYIIRLDKNILKKISILEYMLSFQSYNNPTDVIN from the coding sequence ATGACGtctacatatataaatgaaataagaaaaaagcagaaagaatatttaggttatttatttaataagtttgaaaaatattcaaatgaaaagtttttacataatttaattaCGAAATcaataaatgaaatatcTCTGTATCCATTTCAAGATgttaatgataatgaagTAGTTGAAGATATTAATGATTTTATTAACGAGCTAACTATTAATGCACAgtataaaaagaaaagtgtttttaaacatttatgtgaaaattttcttagtgataatttttatatatataatgaaaacGATAGATATgaattaaaatatgttatattaaaattattgtttttaattAGTGAAAGTtcaaaaaatgaaaatataaaacagGTTGATTTATTGtttgataaatatttctGCATAAAGGATAAACACAATGAAGATaaggagaaaaaaaatgtacaagatgaatatatatataaattaaatatgaatgaaaaATTAGCCTTggatgaaataaaaaattataatattcaagaggaagaaaaatatttgaagGAGTTTTATTtagatgataataaatatgttaattATGATCACCATCATGAAAAACGTCATGATAACCTTCATAATTATGATGAGAATAAATATAGTGATGATATTTACACACAGTGTTCTTCAGCTTCCGAACAATATGAAATGAGtgataaaaaaagtaaagAAAATACTTCTGATGAAGATATGAAATTGAATAATCAAGAATCTTCTGAGAAAAATAGTTATAGCGATTTTTATCAAACACAAAATAGCTACgtagaaaattatatgaaaaataaaagtgaACTTGCTTATGAAAATGTtattaagaaaatatatgaatgtATTTACACTTATCCACATTATGAagataacaaaaataatattatagaaaaaaaaaatacaacTTCAACAAgaaataatgatatatctACTATGCCTCAATCAGATAAATCTGATAcgtataaaaaaaataattcaaatgAAGGAAAGAAAAGTATGCACACAAATCATTTGAAAAATGGAATATCTATTTCTTCtgatgatgatatatttataagtaTGAAAAGAAgacagaaaaaaaaaagtaaatatgaagagaatatgtataaattgAAACCAAAAGAGCAATACTtttttaatgatataaacatatatgatgaagaaacatatgaaaataaCAATTTCTTAGagaatgaaaataatataatttatgaaacggatatatataatttacgtaatgtattttttacaaGTACAAAAAGTAATCATCATGAAGAAGGGGAAGAACATGAATATGATACAAATAgtaatgaatataaaactAAAGACAAGAAGGAATTATCTAATcaaaattatgataaaaatatttatctaAACGATATAAATCAAGTTGATAACAAATTAAACGACaacaacaaaaataataataataataataatttcattattGATCAGGTGACAAAATGTAAAGGTCAGGagattaataaaataaataataaattttgtgattataataaagacatgaatttaaaaaataatagaaGAGCACACAAATCAAATAGCTTCTATGTCAGTGaatcatttattataaaagaaattttgATGATCTTGTCATTAAATTGTCctataaaatttaaaaataatttttatatgaactGTTCagattttttatttaataaaaaaatggacaagcaaaaaattaaagacgactttttattttatataaatattgaaaaGAGAAAGGAATGTtatcaaaaaattaatgGAAAACcttttagaaaaaaaaaaaaattattctttGAAAAATCtattgataaaaataatatttctatatgTTACCGTGctgttataaaaaaaatgatgaatacgaaattatataatataaaaaaaaaaatatttaacaattatattaaaaaaatgaagaaaataacTATAAagttattttatataaatctgtttatatgtataattgaaaattttagaaattttctttatttctTACCTTACGATTTATATgacatttttaattatataatacatatcAAAGAAAGTGTGGATCAAGAAAATGGTAAGGAGAGTAATACATTTCTATcctttctttttaataatatgataagtcttaatattaacaataataagggtgatagtaataataataataataataataatagggagatgtataatatttatattaatagaaGTTGTAACAATTTTAATAACTATTGTGAAGGGAATTTTTTAAGCTGCTTTTTAAGTTCattaaagaatatatattccgAGTGGATAACagttataaatatattatataattatcatacCCTCATAATATTAAGACAATATGATATTGTTAGTGTTACTAAAGAGCAAATTGTGGATTTAGTAAAACAAATAGAGCacattaaaattttaaagTATTTGAAATTACGTCATTTCATAAATTTTACgaggaaaaaaaataaaagggatagaaaatataaagataatataagaaataaaattaataataacgaaaataataatatatacacaaatgataatattaatatgacGAACAAAACtaatatttcaaataattcttataataatcataataataataataataataataataattatcattattataaccATATTGATCAAGAACTAATCGAAGAAATATCTTCCTTTCGATCATTGAGtttaattcatttaaattttttaataataaattatctttttatgtgggataatatatatgatttcGTAAACGtcatattatcatattcCTTATATGATTCAAATGTTTATTTGTATCATAATAATCCTAAAAATGaagtaaataataagaaattatatactACACATTATGATAATGCTAAAAGATTTTGTGTCTGTTATgatatgtttatattatattggAGAAATTCtcaaatattaaataacaaatatttaGAGAAAGTATTCAGATATTTTTTAGatgaattaaatatatattattctaaatatataaatgattgGATAAAGAAAGGGCAAATATTTGATAAATTTAATGAATTTTTTCTATGTCCTGAAAAAAAGGAGCACACGGTATATCCATATAATGACACTACCctaaatattaaaattcAAAATGAATTTGTGTTATGTCCAGAATTTTTTCATTcgtttattttttatataataagttTAGGGAATAATATTCGTTTACATATgaaaattaataatgagaaaaataatattgattATGTTGATTATTACGTAAGAGAAGAATTGAATCAATATcgaaaaatatttaaaaataatagtgatatgtattataatacatataataataatttatattgtgcttctaatgatgataattcgaatgaactttttttttttggagaatatactaataatattaaaatattacatgTAAATACACTTaattcttattataatttagAAAATTTAAAGCACGACCCTAATAGTTCActtgatatattaaataaatttttaaagaaaagcaaaaataaatgcttgccttattttaataaaaatgtcatatcattaaatatatcttatgatatatatattaagaaatatttGCAAGAAcaattttttgaaatatattatagaaGTAATcgtatatttttatatagcttaatgaaatattgttatttgTTGGAATATTTTTCGTGTTTACGTAGTTTAGTATTTTTAGAAATCaatgattatattttacctttttttgaatttatttttaaagaaaattgTTTTCTTATTATTGATGAAAGGAACATGAATTCGATTTTTAGACAATGtgtttataataatacaaatgtGACTGTAcagaataaaaataaattcatAAATACAGATGATGGAAATTATACTTGCTCATCTTTTTTACATCAAAAGTTTACATTGAtacatatgaaaataatattttcaaaaatattGGATATGGAAAATCATAAGAAATACAAGAGgaaaagaatttttttacatatgaaaaatgaTAACAAAATAGTACAAAATGGtgatgaatataataatccAAGAAATTTTGAAgaaagaaattataaaaaactGAATAATGGAAAATACACCATGTTATTAGAACAAAATGACGATGATACAGAATATATagacaataataatatagaagataatgatgattttatacatgaaaattataacaCATGTActcataataatttattgGAAAACTCAAAGCATAATACTATTCAACAACATGATCctcattataatattaaatgttCATCCGATTTAAGAACTGATGAAaatttaagaaaatattCCATATGTGAGAAATTGACCAACacattttataaagaagaaataatatcaaacatttttaaaaaattttatttaaaattaaaagaaaatacattatataataataatgttaatGTTATAAGTTATCGAAATTTAATTATAGAATCTAAAGGAGCACCttttgttaattttttatttgattcAAAATGtttagaaaaatattcagCAATCTTTTCATATTTCTTAGAAATTAAGAAATCCTTccatatattaaatttggtgtatatattttataaatatgttaaatCAGAAAAACCTTTACATTTTGATAActattatatgatattatgttcattatgtgtattaaaatataaaatttatttttttataaacacATTGTATACCTATTTTCAGTGGATCTTAACATATTCTTGGAACCgatttttaataaatttatctGAATCCAAATCATTAACTgatatcaaaaaaaatcatgaattttatattaattttttaatagaAGCTATATTAATACCAATAAAAACTTCACATGAggaattatataattattatataaatgatgaatataataaagataatgatatttataaagaatatgaacagaaattttttaattccactattagaaaaaatgatgaagatagtaatatttctttttcaatacatcatataaataacatatcatctaataataaggatacgaatttattaataaataataattctacAAATGTATTAATAGATAAAACCAAAACAGATATGTATGTACATCAAAATCAgaaacataataatataacaaagcatataatatataaagagAAGAATGCTGtcttaaataaaaattctATGGATAAACAATTTTTACTCAACGAATTATTTgcaaataatattttaaacataatatttatcCCATCACAGATATATGAAATACTTTTAAAACTAAGTAAATTTCTAAACATAAAATTTGATCTCAATTTTGATAATGCCTATTATAACacatatgaaaattataataaagatcAATTCAAAACAAGTGAAGATTATGAAGatgaatataatgaaaatttggaaaatgatataaatgatgaatGTAATGAAAATTCTGAcaatgatataataaaaattaaaagaaatttatTCAATActagtaaaaataataacaataataataataataataataataatttgaaaaagttagaaaatgaacaattcattttttctataaaaaatgatataaaagCATTAACAAAAATCTTTGAAATTAATTACTCAGaatttatgaaaaaattaaatataatttcatttaatGCTGAAGATAATAGTTTCTTTGGTCccaataaaaattataaattatttaattatataataagattagacaaaaatattcttaaaaaaatttctaTTCTAGAATATATGTTATCATTCcaatcatataataatccTACCGAtgttataaattaa
- a CDS encoding pyridine nucleotide transhydrogenase, putative produces the protein MYRNIFASIILCLLLILSSNCYGKSNLRNYIRGFNESIEDDKNSNFEIKLPIINFPVSSNDIKNDYKNEEKVSRDNLLNNEEIEPSTYYSVLPSLLNAVYLFSSICFILCLTGLNAHRTSKRGNILGFIGIVAAIIITFSQVGFGFRYKLFLLIVIPAITIGIYIAHNVSMVQMPQLVALFHSFVGLAALFVGFSKYHSESFENYEISTIHLLELYVGTFIASIAFIGSLVAAGKLSGILDSKSLKLQIKKVINILCIVLIIILGYYFVTLKLLYLKSICLYISLIIDSFLGFHLIASIGAADMPVIISVLNSYSGFATAISGFLLHNNLLIISGALIGSSGAILSYIMCIGMNRDIFNIILGGWDDYENMGELIYDQNFIEKKKKTINSTTNKYVAENLINAKNIIIVPGYGTALSKCQRELAEICSILTSRNINVTFAIHPVAGRMPGHLNVLLAEANIPYNIVKEMNEINPIISEADIVLVVGANDIVNPSSLDPSSKIYGMPVIEVWKSKQVIVFKRTLNTGYSAIDNPLFYFSNTFLLFGDAKHTTNQILTILNDYVNNKYPDISDQDRYINHDKTQVRYSYSLTDSSHSNDDSVSKEQNYPKPRRVIGLIKDDNVEGGNDLLIENIPNIKDQKRDVNLSIVPISPKFIPKLRLMGFRILVERDIGTNILMQNDEYTKYGAEVVSRNVILQQSNIILKVDPPTVNFIEEIQNNTILISYLWPNINYHLLDKMIQDEEKHNITYLAIDEVPRSTRAQKLDVRSSMSNLQGYRAVLEAFFILPRFSKSSITAAGKINPAKVFVIGAGVAGLQAIITAKSLGAIVYSHDSRLATEEEVKSCGGIFIRIPTSERGDILNMSTDMNNEEYIKIQSNLFKKIIKKCDILICSASIPGKTSPKLVTTEMIKLMKPGSVAVDLSTEFGDKKNNWGGNIECSQSNENILINGVHVLGRDKIERNMPMQASDLFSMNMINLLEEMGGGVHFNIDMNNDIIKSLVVIKDGNILYSPDKSVEKLIKSESVFINDKNQLIEPISEQKIKYPTGLRLTEKFIESDTFFYISLLFVIILTFLAATYLTQSDLQSLFLFTLSTIVGYYCVWSVTPALHTPLMSVTNALSGVIIIGSMIEYGNGYKDLSSILSMIATFLSSVNLSGGFYVTKRMLDMFFI, from the exons ATgtatagaaatatatttgcCTCTATTATTTTATGCCTTTTATTAATTCTGAGTAGCAATTGTTATGGTAAATCAAATTTGAGGAATTATATAAGAGGTTTTAATGAATCCATAGAGGATGATAAAAATTCCAattttgaaataaaattacCGATTATTAATTTCCCCGTATCTTCcaatgatataaaaaatgattataaGAATGAGGAAAAGGTATCAAGAGATAATTTGTTGAATAATGAAGAGATAGAACCTTCTACATATTATTCAGTATTACcatcattattaaatgctgtttatttattttcatctaTATGTTTTATACTTTGCCTAACTGGATTAAATGCTCATAGAACATCTAAAAGAGGTAATATACTTGGTTTTATTGGAATTGTAGCAGCTATCATAATAACATTTAGTCAGGTAGGATTTGGATTCagatataaattatttctACTAATTGTTATTCCAGCTATAACTAtaggaatatatatagcCCACAATGTAAGTATGGTACAAATGCCACAATTAGTTGCCTTGTTTCACAGTTTTGTTGGGCTAGCTGCACTTTTTGTAGGATTTTCAAAATATCATTCTGAATCTTTTGAAAATTATGAAATTAGTACTATACATTTGTTAGAACTTTATGTAGGTACTTTTATTGCGTCTATTGCCTTTATTGGATCTTTAGTAGCTGCTGGTAAATTAAGTGGTATATTAGATAGTAAATCATTAAAATTACAAATAAAGAAagttattaatatattatgtatcgttcttattattatattaggatattattttgtgacattaaaattattatatttaaaaagtatatgtttatatatttcattaattATTGATTCTTTTCTTGGGTTTCATTTAATAGCATCAATCGGTGCTGCTGACATGCCAGTTATTATTAGCGTATTAAATTCTTATTCCGGATTTGCTACAGCTATTAGCGgatttttattacataataatttattaataatttcaGGGGCACTTATAGGTTCCTCCGGTGCAATATTGTCATACATTATGTGTATAGGTATGAACAgagatatatttaatattattttagGTGGATGGGATgattatgaaaatatggGAGAATTGATATATGATCAAAATTTTatagagaaaaaaaaaaaaactataAATTCAacaacaaataaatatgttgcagaaaatttaataaatgcaaaaaatattattatagtTCCTGGTTATGGTACTGCATTAAGTAAATGTCAGAGAGAATTAGCTGAAATTTGTTCTATATTAACATCaagaaatattaatgtTACTTTTGCTATACATCCAGTGGCAGGTAGAATGCCTGGACATTTAAATGTTCTGTTAGCAGAAGCTAATATACCTTATAATATTGTAAAAGAAATGAATGAAATAAATCCTATAATATCTGAAGCTGATATTGTTCTAGTTGTTGGTGCCAATGATATTGTGAATCCATCATCTCTAGATCCTTCAAGTAAAATTTATGGTATGCCTGTTATTGAAGTATGGAAAAGCAAACAAGTAATCGTTTTTAAAAGGACACTAAATACAGGATATTCTGCTATTGATAATCcgttattttatttctcCAATAcatttcttctttttgGTGATGCGAAACATACAACTAATCAAATTCTAACTATTCTTAATGAttatgttaataataaatatccAGATATTTCGGATCAAGatagatatataaatcatgACAAAACACAAGTCCGATACTCATACTCTCTTACGGATAGTTCACATAGTAATGATGATTCAGTATCGAAGGAACAAAATTATCCTAAACCTAGAAGAGTTATAGGACTTATAAAGGATGACAACGTAGAAGGGGGTAACGATCTATTGATTGAAAATATAccaaatataaaagatcAAAAACGTGATGTTAATTTATCTATTGTCCCCATATCTCCAAAATTTATACCAAAGTTGAGACTAATGGGTTTCCGAATATTAGTTGAAAGGGATATAGgtacaaatatattaatgcaaaatgatgaatatacaaaatatgGTGCAGAAGTTGTTTCAAGGAATGTTATTTTACAACAAAGCAATATCATATTAAAAGTTGATCCACCTACGGTAAATTTTATTGAagaaatacaaaataacACAATCCTTATAAGTTATTTATGGccaaatattaattatcatttattggataaaatgatacaagatgaagaaaagcataatattacatatcTGGCTATTGATGAGGTTCCTAGATCGACGCGAGCACAAAAATTAGATGTTAGGAGTTCTATGAGTAATTTGCAAGGCTATAGAGCTGTTTTAGAAgctttttttatattaccAAGATTTAGTAAGTCCTCAATAACCGCAGCAGGAAAAATTAACCCTGCGAAAGTTTTTGTTATTGGAGCAGGTGTTGCAGGTTTACAGGCAATAATAACTGCAAAAAGTTTAGGAGCTATTGTATATTCCCATGATTCAAGATTAGCAACAGAAGAAGAAGTGAAAAGTTGTGGTGGcatatttataagaataCCAACAAGTGAAAGAGGagatattttaaatatgtctacagatatgaataatgaagaatatataaaaatacaaagtaatttatttaaaaaaattataaaaaaatgtgatATCTTAATATGTTCAGCTTCGATACCAGGTAAAACATCCCCCAAATTAGTAACTACAGAAATGATCAAGTTAATGAAACCAGGAAGTGTAGCTGTAGATTTATCTACTGAATTTGgagataaaaaaaacaactGGGGAGGAAATATTGAATGCTCTCAGtcaaatgaaaatattttaataaacgGAGTACATGTTTTAGGAAGAGATAAAATAGAAAGAAATATGCCAATGCAAGCTTCtgatttattttctatGAATATGATAAATCTATTGGAAGAAATGGGTGGAGGAgtacattttaatattgacatgaataatgatattataaaatcaTTGGTTGTTATTAAAGATggaaatattttatattcacCTGATAAATCTGtagaaaaattaataaagaGTGAAAGtgtatttataaatgataaaaacCAACTTATTGAACCAATATCggaacaaaaaattaaatatcCTACAGGTTTACGATTAACAGAAAAATTTATTGAATCAGATACGTTCTTTTATATCTCCTTATTGTTTGTTATAATACTTACTTTTCTAGCGGCAACATATTTAACACAATCAGATTTGCAAagtttatttttgtttacATTATCTACGATTGTTGGTTATTATTGTGTTTGGTCTGTAACACCTGCTTTACACACCCCACTAATGTCTGTGACAAACGCg TTATCTGGagttattattattggAAGTATGATAGAATATGGAAATGGTTATAAAGATTTAAGTTCGATATTGTCTATGATTGCTACCTTTTTATCCTCTGTCAATTTATCAG GAGGTTTTTACGTAACAAAAAGAATGCTTGATATGTTCTTCATATGA